A genome region from Candidatus Omnitrophota bacterium includes the following:
- the proS gene encoding proline--tRNA ligase codes for MRWTQAFIPTLKEDPQDAEVISHKLMVRGGFIRKLVSGAYSYLPLGVRVLEKVEKIIREEMNAKDAQEVLLPAIHPPEIWKKTGRYDVLGPVLIKFKDRHGKECVLGPTHEEIITDLVANNISSYKDLPQIFYQIQTKFRDEPRPRFGVMRTSEFIMKDAYSFDCDAEGMEKSYRKMHEAYCRIFERCGLPYVAVEADPGMMGGGASCEFMVPSEAGEDRIVVCSKCSYAASTEVAACKDEAKGPAGTGTRGGAGKGSKEKKMPITEVETPGITTIEKVSELLKTEPSRLVKTLLYKADDRIIAVLIRGDHEANEKISEVRSPRTCGRKDRRRSDRRAGRFLRPGRAPLCQDNCG; via the coding sequence ATGCGCTGGACACAGGCTTTTATACCGACATTGAAAGAAGACCCGCAGGACGCTGAGGTCATAAGCCATAAGCTTATGGTAAGGGGCGGTTTTATAAGGAAGCTCGTCTCGGGGGCTTATTCGTATCTTCCGCTAGGCGTTCGCGTTCTAGAAAAAGTCGAAAAGATCATAAGGGAAGAGATGAACGCGAAAGACGCCCAGGAAGTGCTTCTGCCGGCAATACATCCTCCGGAGATATGGAAGAAGACAGGCCGTTACGATGTGCTCGGGCCGGTCCTCATAAAGTTCAAGGACCGCCACGGCAAGGAGTGCGTCCTCGGCCCTACCCACGAAGAGATTATAACAGACCTTGTGGCGAACAACATAAGCTCTTACAAAGATCTGCCCCAGATATTTTACCAGATACAGACAAAATTCAGGGATGAGCCGCGGCCTAGGTTCGGCGTTATGAGGACATCCGAATTCATAATGAAGGACGCTTACAGCTTTGACTGCGACGCCGAAGGCATGGAGAAGAGTTACCGGAAGATGCATGAGGCGTATTGCCGTATATTCGAAAGGTGCGGACTTCCGTATGTCGCCGTCGAAGCCGATCCCGGGATGATGGGAGGAGGCGCATCCTGCGAGTTCATGGTCCCGTCGGAAGCGGGTGAGGACAGGATCGTCGTCTGCTCCAAGTGTTCGTACGCAGCGAGCACAGAGGTAGCGGCGTGTAAAGATGAGGCAAAGGGCCCCGCCGGAACCGGAACAAGAGGCGGGGCAGGCAAGGGTTCAAAAGAGAAGAAAATGCCGATAACCGAGGTTGAGACGCCCGGGATTACTACGATCGAAAAAGTTTCCGAATTGCTAAAGACCGAACCGTCGAGACTCGTCAAAACACTTCTATATAAAGCCGATGACAGGATAATCGCGGTGCTTATAAGGGGTGACCATGAAGCCAATGAAAAAATTTCTGAAGTGCGCAGTCCTCGAACTTGCGGACGTAAAGACCGTCGAAGAAGCGACCGGCGCGCCGGTAGGTTTCTCCGGCCCGGTCGGGCTCCGCTCTGTCAGGATAATTGCGGATGA
- the ispG gene encoding flavodoxin-dependent (E)-4-hydroxy-3-methylbut-2-enyl-diphosphate synthase — translation MINRKKTRQVNVGGVKIGGGADVTIQSMTKVETADVGRVVSQINALEKCGCDIVRVAVKNLMDAEAVRAIKKRINIPLICDIHFDYRLALKSIAGGADKIRLNPGNMRDSDEIAAVIKAAKKARIPVRIGVNSGSVIKVRGKGNSSVLVDAALGYIKLFEDFDFRDIIISLKASDVVSTVESYRRMAKLCDYPLHLGVTAAGSYDKGIVKSSIGIGALLLDGIGDTIRVSLTGDPVEEVIAGKRILSSLGLRNFGPDVISCPTCGRCQVNLAAIVNELERKLTAYSLPLTAKRPLTIAVMGCEVNGPGEAREADIGIAAGKKSGVLFKNGKIVKRVKESDFVKEILKFIKLKADS, via the coding sequence ATGATAAATAGAAAAAAGACCAGACAGGTAAATGTAGGCGGAGTGAAGATCGGAGGCGGCGCTGACGTCACTATCCAGTCGATGACAAAGGTAGAGACTGCCGATGTCGGCCGCGTTGTATCGCAAATAAACGCTTTGGAGAAGTGCGGCTGCGATATTGTACGCGTCGCCGTGAAGAACCTTATGGACGCCGAGGCTGTCAGGGCGATAAAGAAGCGCATTAATATACCGCTCATATGTGATATACATTTTGACTATCGCCTGGCTCTCAAATCGATAGCCGGCGGGGCGGACAAGATACGCCTTAATCCCGGTAACATGCGCGATTCGGACGAGATCGCGGCGGTAATCAAGGCAGCGAAGAAGGCTCGGATACCGGTGAGGATAGGCGTTAATTCAGGATCTGTCATTAAGGTGCGGGGAAAGGGTAATTCGTCCGTTCTTGTTGACGCGGCGCTCGGATATATCAAACTGTTTGAGGATTTCGACTTTCGTGATATAATCATATCGCTTAAGGCGTCAGATGTAGTCTCAACGGTCGAGTCATACAGGCGTATGGCCAAACTTTGCGACTATCCGCTCCATCTGGGGGTTACGGCGGCCGGGTCATATGATAAAGGTATAGTGAAGTCGTCTATAGGGATTGGGGCGCTTCTCTTAGATGGCATAGGCGATACGATAAGAGTCTCCCTTACGGGTGATCCGGTAGAAGAGGTGATCGCGGGTAAGCGAATATTGAGCTCGTTAGGCTTGAGGAATTTTGGCCCTGACGTGATATCCTGCCCGACGTGCGGCCGCTGCCAGGTCAACCTGGCAGCGATTGTCAATGAGTTAGAGCGTAAACTTACAGCTTACAGCTTACCGCTTACAGCTAAACGTCCGCTTACGATCGCAGTTATGGGTTGCGAGGTGAATGGTCCGGGGGAAGCTCGAGAGGCTGATATAGGTATAGCCGCCGGGAAAAAATCAGGTGTGCTGTTCAAAAACGGTAAAATTGTAAAGAGAGTAAAAGAATCGGACTTTGTAAAAGAGATATTAAAATTCATTAAGCTGAAAGCTGATAGCTGA
- the rseP gene encoding RIP metalloprotease RseP, producing the protein MGQRGSEVTVLSLVYFIIVLSVLVLVHELGHFAAAKRLGVRVEVFSFGFGPKLWSIKRGETEYVLSAIPLGGYIKMAGDEPHEALKREKWEFLSRRVWDRAQIILAGPLTNYLLAFIVFAVIFMFGSPTMTTEIGGLLKDYPAEKFGLAVGDKIVSIDGKNVKYWEDMTEAIYKHTEGSMRILIERKGETFEEDITPVVRKTKDIFGKEVKVALIGISPSQKIEKVKYGFLDSLNMGWKKLINLTVMTYKALWSILIGRISVKESMTGPIGIFVVTGQAARMGFIYIFHLMGILSASLAIFNLLPFPVLDGGHIIFLALEKLRGRPLSIKTQEIITNIGISCLILLTIFIFYNDIVKFGIGTKVMGIFKK; encoded by the coding sequence GTGGGCCAGAGAGGAAGCGAGGTCACTGTGCTGTCATTAGTATATTTTATTATCGTATTGAGCGTTCTTGTGCTTGTGCATGAACTTGGACATTTTGCCGCGGCCAAGCGCCTTGGTGTAAGAGTTGAGGTATTTTCTTTCGGTTTCGGCCCGAAGTTATGGTCGATAAAAAGAGGCGAGACGGAATACGTGCTGTCAGCCATACCGCTTGGCGGATATATCAAGATGGCCGGCGATGAGCCGCATGAAGCGCTTAAACGTGAGAAGTGGGAATTTCTTTCCAGGAGGGTCTGGGACCGCGCGCAGATAATACTGGCCGGGCCGCTCACCAATTACCTGCTCGCTTTCATCGTATTTGCCGTCATATTCATGTTCGGCAGCCCGACCATGACGACGGAGATCGGAGGCCTTTTAAAAGATTATCCCGCCGAAAAATTCGGTTTAGCCGTAGGGGATAAGATAGTGTCCATCGATGGGAAGAACGTCAAATACTGGGAAGACATGACAGAGGCCATATATAAACATACGGAAGGGTCAATGCGTATTCTAATAGAGAGAAAAGGGGAGACATTTGAAGAAGATATTACGCCTGTAGTCCGCAAGACGAAGGATATTTTCGGCAAAGAGGTCAAGGTTGCCCTTATAGGGATATCCCCTTCTCAGAAGATAGAGAAAGTTAAGTACGGTTTTCTCGATTCACTGAATATGGGGTGGAAGAAACTGATAAACCTGACTGTCATGACATATAAGGCCCTATGGTCGATCCTTATAGGACGGATCTCTGTGAAAGAATCGATGACCGGTCCGATAGGAATATTCGTGGTGACCGGTCAGGCTGCCAGGATGGGGTTTATTTATATATTTCACCTTATGGGAATATTGAGCGCTTCGCTTGCCATCTTTAACTTATTGCCTTTTCCGGTTCTCGACGGGGGGCATATCATATTTCTGGCGCTGGAGAAACTGAGAGGCCGGCCTCTATCTATTAAGACGCAGGAGATAATAACGAATATAGGCATAAGCTGTCTCATATTGCTTACTATATTCATATTTTATAACGATATTGTAAAGTTCGGTATCGGGACCAAAGTAATGGGGATTTTTAAGAAGTAG
- a CDS encoding 1-deoxy-D-xylulose-5-phosphate reductoisomerase translates to MMEKIAILGSTGSIGVNALEVVSSLKDRFEVVALSADSNAELLSKQSRAFLPKVIAIRDDKLAKKLKRTVPSGTRIVCGMDGLAEIASRSDVDVVLFALSGAVCLIPLIEAIRHRKRIALANKESLVCAGSIIKSEARRHNVRIVPIDSEHSAIFQCIEGRERFLAKIYLTGSGGPLLDVPVKKFDKLPREFILRHPRWKMGKKISVDSATMMNKGLEIIEAKHLFDINEKEIEVLIHPEAIIHSMVELTDGAILAQMGAPDMRSPIQYALTYPNRLKSLARNVDFSRIAALTFRQPDVKKFPCLSIARQAARDGGSAPAALCAADEELVGAYLGKKIRFSDIPKNIEKVLSRHKNIDREPSIYDVLEADRWAREEARSLCCH, encoded by the coding sequence ATGATGGAAAAAATAGCCATACTCGGTTCTACAGGATCTATCGGAGTGAACGCCCTGGAGGTAGTATCGAGCCTGAAAGACAGGTTCGAAGTAGTCGCTCTCTCCGCGGATTCCAACGCAGAGCTCCTCTCAAAACAATCCCGCGCCTTCCTCCCCAAGGTCATAGCTATACGAGACGACAAGCTTGCTAAAAAGCTGAAGAGGACCGTACCCTCCGGGACGAGGATCGTCTGCGGGATGGACGGTCTGGCAGAGATCGCGTCCAGGAGCGATGTGGACGTAGTGCTCTTCGCGCTTAGCGGTGCAGTGTGCCTGATACCACTTATCGAAGCGATCAGACACAGGAAGAGGATAGCCCTCGCGAACAAAGAGTCGCTTGTCTGCGCCGGCTCGATAATCAAGAGCGAAGCCAGGAGACATAATGTCAGGATCGTGCCTATTGACAGCGAACACAGCGCGATATTCCAATGTATTGAAGGCAGGGAGAGGTTCCTGGCGAAAATATATCTTACCGGAAGCGGCGGGCCTCTCCTGGATGTGCCGGTAAAAAAGTTCGATAAATTGCCGAGAGAATTTATTCTTCGCCACCCGAGGTGGAAAATGGGTAAGAAGATATCGGTCGATTCGGCGACCATGATGAACAAAGGGCTGGAGATAATAGAGGCTAAACACCTGTTCGATATCAATGAAAAGGAGATAGAGGTATTGATACACCCGGAAGCTATCATCCATTCCATGGTGGAGCTGACAGACGGCGCGATCCTGGCTCAGATGGGGGCGCCTGATATGCGCTCTCCGATACAATACGCGCTTACGTATCCGAACAGGCTGAAGAGCCTGGCGAGGAACGTCGATTTTTCCAGGATCGCGGCACTAACTTTCCGCCAGCCCGATGTCAAAAAATTCCCGTGCTTGTCGATCGCGCGGCAGGCCGCTAGGGACGGGGGGTCTGCGCCTGCGGCCCTATGCGCAGCCGATGAGGAATTGGTAGGCGCGTACCTCGGTAAAAAGATCCGGTTCTCGGATATACCGAAAAACATAGAGAAAGTCCTGTCGCGCCATAAAAACATAGATCGTGAGCCCTCCATATACGATGTCCTTGAAGCGGACAGGTGGGCCAGAGAGGAAGCGAGGTCACTGTGCTGTCATTAG
- a CDS encoding phosphatidate cytidylyltransferase, protein MDSYSLSRRIGTSALIVTLAALVTFCFPNWAFSLLASAMIGVGLFEYFNIVEKKGIFVYKYFGIIVGMLVPAIIYFQMGSEGYFTLEPFFIVIACLFIFVLQFIRRDSSQALASIAVTLFGLLYIAWFFSFFIKLKFLPGGTRLVAFLIIVTKMGDIGAYFFGNFFGKHSLIPRISPNKTVEGTLGGLACSILSAFASKPYLPQIHFAHLLVLGAILGILAQVGDLAESLIKRDCAVKDSGANLSGFGGVLDLIDSLLFTTPIFYFYVVILLK, encoded by the coding sequence GTGGATAGCTACAGTCTCTCAAGGCGTATAGGCACAAGCGCTTTGATCGTAACCTTGGCGGCGCTTGTGACATTCTGTTTCCCAAACTGGGCATTCTCTCTCCTGGCGTCCGCGATGATAGGGGTGGGCCTATTTGAGTATTTCAACATAGTAGAAAAGAAGGGCATATTCGTATATAAATATTTCGGCATTATCGTCGGAATGCTTGTTCCGGCTATAATATATTTTCAGATGGGCAGCGAGGGCTACTTTACGCTTGAGCCTTTTTTTATAGTCATAGCATGCCTCTTCATCTTCGTTCTTCAGTTCATAAGGCGGGACAGCTCTCAGGCCCTTGCAAGCATCGCAGTTACTCTGTTCGGGCTTTTATATATAGCGTGGTTCTTCTCCTTTTTCATAAAGCTGAAGTTCCTGCCCGGCGGCACGCGTCTCGTCGCTTTCCTTATAATAGTCACAAAGATGGGCGACATCGGGGCCTACTTTTTCGGAAACTTTTTCGGCAAGCACAGTCTTATACCGCGGATAAGCCCGAACAAGACGGTTGAGGGGACTTTGGGAGGGCTCGCCTGCAGCATATTGAGCGCGTTTGCGAGCAAACCATACCTGCCGCAAATTCATTTCGCGCATCTTTTGGTACTGGGCGCCATTCTCGGCATTCTGGCTCAAGTCGGCGATCTTGCGGAGTCTCTAATCAAGAGAGATTGCGCGGTGAAAGATTCAGGCGCTAACCTTTCCGGGTTTGGGGGAGTTCTCGACCTGATAGACAGCCTTTTGTTTACGACGCCGATATTTTATTTCTACGTAGTGATACTTCTTAAATGA
- a CDS encoding isoprenyl transferase produces MNEFKNIPQHVAIIMDGNGRWAKARGLPRIAGHRAGAKSVDEITTAARESGIKVLTLYTFSTENWKRPPGEVSALFKLLDRYLDKEEAALNKNNIRLSVIGHIDELPAPTQDRIRRVISSTQNNSGMILNLALNYGSRAEILDAVRAVALEVKSGSVPVEQIDEKMFSGALYTKGLPDPDLLIRTSGEYRISNFLLWQISYSEIYITQKLWPDFRKADLKKAVMEYQNRERRYGG; encoded by the coding sequence ATGAATGAGTTCAAGAACATCCCTCAACACGTAGCGATCATAATGGACGGCAACGGCCGTTGGGCAAAGGCGCGCGGCCTTCCGCGGATAGCGGGCCACCGCGCAGGGGCTAAATCCGTCGATGAGATAACCACGGCCGCTCGTGAATCGGGGATAAAGGTGCTTACGCTCTATACCTTCTCGACGGAGAACTGGAAGAGGCCGCCCGGCGAGGTAAGCGCGCTCTTTAAATTGCTCGACAGATATCTCGATAAAGAAGAGGCCGCTCTCAATAAGAACAATATCAGGCTATCCGTCATTGGACATATAGACGAGCTTCCCGCTCCTACGCAAGACCGGATAAGGCGCGTGATCTCTTCAACGCAAAACAATTCCGGCATGATACTCAATCTCGCGTTAAATTACGGATCCAGGGCGGAGATATTGGATGCAGTCCGGGCTGTCGCGCTTGAGGTGAAAAGTGGTTCCGTTCCCGTCGAGCAAATAGACGAGAAGATGTTCTCCGGAGCGCTCTATACCAAAGGCCTTCCCGATCCGGACCTTCTGATTAGGACATCGGGGGAATACAGAATATCAAATTTCCTGCTGTGGCAGATATCGTATTCGGAAATTTATATAACACAGAAGCTCTGGCCCGATTTCAGGAAGGCCGATCTGAAAAAAGCCGTTATGGAATATCAGAACAGGGAGAGGAGGTACGGTGGATAG
- a CDS encoding OmpA family protein encodes MKKLGLLFLTAIFAVTISGCAMNFYKGKPEQEKKIRQLTGQIEELEQAKRLLEDKLAGEISGNQVLLEKTSRGLIITMTNDVLFDSGKAKLKKSAHPVLNKIAGVLQESVPNRDIGVEGHTDNVPIKHSGWKSNWELSAARATSVLHYLIDNCGIQPKRLSAIGYGEFRPIESNETKAGKARNRRVEIIILPKDITKKSYEETQGRISEEAKQAEESKIGQETVK; translated from the coding sequence ATGAAGAAATTAGGTCTATTGTTCTTGACAGCGATCTTTGCCGTTACGATTAGCGGCTGCGCAATGAATTTTTACAAAGGAAAGCCGGAGCAGGAGAAAAAGATAAGGCAATTGACCGGACAGATCGAAGAGTTGGAGCAGGCCAAGCGTTTGCTTGAGGATAAGCTCGCGGGAGAGATAAGTGGCAATCAGGTACTCCTGGAGAAGACGTCGAGAGGACTCATTATAACTATGACTAACGATGTCCTGTTCGATTCTGGTAAGGCGAAGCTGAAAAAGAGCGCCCATCCCGTATTGAACAAGATCGCCGGCGTCCTGCAAGAAAGCGTTCCGAACAGGGATATCGGCGTTGAAGGACATACGGATAATGTGCCGATCAAGCATTCCGGTTGGAAATCGAACTGGGAGCTTTCCGCCGCGCGGGCAACGAGCGTATTGCATTACCTCATAGACAACTGCGGAATACAACCTAAGCGGCTGTCGGCTATAGGGTACGGCGAATTCAGGCCCATAGAGTCGAATGAGACAAAGGCGGGCAAGGCCAGGAACCGCAGGGTCGAGATCATAATATTGCCTAAAGATATTACCAAGAAGTCTTATGAGGAGACGCAGGGCAGGATATCTGAGGAGGCAAAACAGGCCGAGGAATCAAAGATAGGTCAGGAGACCGTAAAATAG
- a CDS encoding adenylosuccinate synthase, whose product MPNIVILGAQWGDEGKGKVIDIYAPKVDFIVRYQGGNNAGHTVVIGGEEFILHLVPSGILHKKKICVIGNGVVIDPKALLEEMEMLKGKGIATDGRLFISEDAHVIFPYHKRLDELKEQKKKNIGTTKKGIGPCYADKVARSGIRIMDLLEKEAFKEKLEGILEEKNAILTKIYGAEGFAFDSLYKEYLDYADRIRGYVCNTTLLLNSAIRKNKSILFEGAQGTLLDVDHGTYPFVTSSNSTAGGASTGTGVGPTKIDKVIGIVKAYTTRVGEGPFPTEFSEGLMGRIRKKGKEFGATTGRPRRCGWFDSLVVKHSVMVNGIDEIVVTKLDVLDDLDTLKIGTAYRYKGKTYKDFLYDINALGGCEVVYEELPGWKEDTTGITSYAGLPKNAKNYLKRIQEILKTQIVLISVGSDRKQTFTKKA is encoded by the coding sequence ATGCCTAATATAGTGATACTTGGAGCGCAGTGGGGCGACGAAGGCAAAGGCAAGGTCATTGATATATATGCCCCCAAGGTAGATTTCATCGTAAGGTACCAGGGCGGAAATAACGCCGGCCATACTGTTGTAATAGGCGGCGAGGAATTCATACTCCATCTCGTGCCGTCGGGGATATTGCACAAGAAGAAAATATGCGTAATCGGCAACGGAGTGGTGATCGACCCCAAGGCGCTGCTGGAAGAGATGGAGATGCTGAAGGGCAAAGGCATCGCCACCGATGGGAGGTTGTTCATCAGCGAAGACGCCCATGTGATATTCCCATACCATAAGAGGCTAGATGAACTGAAAGAGCAGAAAAAAAAGAATATAGGCACTACGAAGAAAGGGATAGGGCCGTGTTATGCCGACAAGGTCGCACGAAGCGGCATAAGGATAATGGATCTTCTGGAAAAAGAAGCTTTTAAGGAGAAGCTGGAAGGGATACTTGAAGAGAAGAACGCTATCCTTACTAAGATATACGGCGCAGAAGGATTTGCTTTCGACTCCCTGTATAAAGAGTACCTCGATTACGCCGATCGTATCAGGGGATACGTCTGCAATACGACCTTGTTGTTGAATAGCGCGATCAGGAAGAATAAGAGCATATTATTCGAAGGCGCGCAGGGCACTCTCCTCGATGTCGACCACGGGACATATCCGTTCGTTACATCCTCGAACTCGACCGCGGGAGGCGCGTCTACCGGCACAGGAGTGGGCCCTACTAAGATAGATAAGGTCATAGGCATAGTCAAGGCGTATACGACGAGGGTCGGAGAAGGCCCGTTCCCGACAGAGTTTTCGGAGGGCCTGATGGGCAGGATAAGGAAGAAGGGGAAGGAATTCGGAGCGACTACAGGCAGGCCCAGGCGTTGCGGCTGGTTCGACAGCCTTGTTGTGAAACACTCCGTAATGGTGAACGGCATAGATGAGATCGTAGTGACGAAACTCGACGTCCTGGACGACCTCGATACGCTGAAGATCGGCACTGCTTATAGATATAAAGGTAAGACATATAAGGATTTTCTTTACGATATTAACGCGCTCGGCGGCTGCGAAGTCGTTTATGAGGAGCTTCCCGGATGGAAAGAGGATACTACAGGCATAACGTCTTACGCAGGACTCCCGAAGAATGCTAAGAACTACCTGAAGAGGATCCAGGAGATATTGAAAACGCAGATAGTGCTGATATCGGTAGGTTCTGACAGGAAACAGACATTCACAAAGAAGGCATAA
- a CDS encoding homocitrate synthase, translated as MKKQKKIYILDVTNRDGVQTSRLGLAKLQKTMINIYLNEMGVSQSEFGFPVTRHETNYLNANLELVRSGALKPIKLSGWIRAIKDDVEKACKMTKVKNLNLSISTSDQMINGKFQGKYTKEDVIKEMVEALHAARRLGIELIGVNAEDASRTRIDYLIKFARAAKKAGANRIRYCDTLGYDDPFTIYERIKVLAEEVKLPIELHCHNDLGMVVACSVAGAKAAIDAGVDAYINTTVNGMGERAGNADLVSVILAIKYSSGFSGRYILDERIKLSHAWKIAKYASYAFGVPIPINQPGVGANAFAHESGIHADGALKDRRNYELYDFEELGRGEPEIIDTGRQITAGEYSGIKGFRNVYDKLEVKFNDEKEATKILELVRYANVHTQRPLIEDELRFIAKYPEIARQIFTMAP; from the coding sequence ATGAAAAAACAAAAAAAGATATATATCCTCGATGTGACGAACCGCGACGGCGTGCAGACCTCGCGGCTTGGTTTGGCTAAACTGCAGAAGACGATGATCAATATCTATTTAAACGAAATGGGAGTCTCGCAATCTGAGTTCGGTTTCCCCGTTACAAGGCACGAGACCAATTACCTGAACGCAAACCTGGAGCTTGTGAGAAGCGGCGCATTGAAGCCGATAAAATTGAGCGGTTGGATAAGGGCTATTAAGGATGACGTGGAGAAGGCCTGCAAGATGACCAAGGTGAAAAATCTCAATCTTTCGATATCCACATCGGACCAGATGATAAACGGGAAGTTCCAGGGCAAATACACAAAAGAAGACGTGATAAAGGAGATGGTCGAAGCCCTCCACGCGGCGCGCAGGCTCGGCATAGAGTTGATCGGCGTTAACGCTGAAGACGCGTCGAGGACGCGTATAGATTATCTTATCAAGTTCGCGCGCGCGGCCAAGAAGGCGGGAGCCAACAGGATACGGTATTGCGATACGCTTGGATATGACGATCCTTTCACGATCTATGAGAGGATAAAGGTTTTGGCGGAAGAGGTCAAGCTGCCCATAGAGCTGCATTGTCATAACGACCTCGGGATGGTCGTGGCCTGTTCTGTCGCCGGGGCAAAAGCAGCGATCGATGCCGGCGTGGACGCTTATATAAACACTACGGTCAACGGTATGGGGGAAAGGGCCGGCAACGCGGATCTGGTGAGCGTTATCCTGGCAATTAAATATTCCAGCGGCTTCAGCGGCAGGTACATACTCGATGAGCGTATCAAATTATCTCATGCATGGAAGATAGCCAAATACGCCTCCTACGCATTCGGCGTTCCCATACCTATCAATCAGCCCGGAGTAGGGGCTAATGCCTTTGCTCATGAGTCCGGGATACACGCGGACGGAGCCCTGAAGGACAGGAGAAATTACGAGCTCTACGATTTTGAGGAGTTGGGCAGGGGGGAGCCCGAGATAATAGATACGGGAAGACAGATCACGGCGGGCGAATACAGCGGTATAAAAGGGTTCAGGAACGTTTATGATAAGCTCGAAGTGAAATTTAATGACGAAAAAGAGGCTACGAAGATACTGGAGCTGGTCAGATATGCCAACGTGCATACTCAGCGGCCGCTTATAGAAGACGAATTACGGTTCATAGCCAAATATCCGGAGATAGCCCGCCAGATATTTACGATGGCGCCCTAG
- the serA gene encoding phosphoglycerate dehydrogenase translates to MSFKVLISDSLSKEAVDILEREKEFKVDVNTKLTPEDLKKVIKDYDALLVRSATKVTKDVIEAADRLKIIGRAGVGLDNVDVNAASKKGVIVVNTPGGNTISTAEHTFSMMLALSRNIPQADHSMKKGEWERKKFMGVELYGKILGIVGLGRIGTEVARRAISFEMKVLAYDPFLSAEKAKELGIELVDVETLCKEADYITVHTPLTEETKHIISDGEFAVMKKGVRVINCARGGIIDEEALIKALESGKIAGAALDVYEEEPPKSSKLLKFDKVVLTPHLGASTEEAQVNVAIDIANTVRDCLLGRGVRNAVNVPCVDPEICKIIDPYLKLAEKIGAMQSQLAEGHIKRVKIRYVGDILKYELSPLTVSLMKGMLTPILQETVNFVNALVIAKERGINIIESRTAEVQDFANLIEVEVETDKMTNVLTGTLFTKVDPRIVKINEFYVDSVPEGYMLVICNNDVPGIIGQIGTILGKNGVNIAGMSFGRDEKGGRAVSILNIDSDVPKKVLEEMRKAKNINEVKLVKL, encoded by the coding sequence ATGTCATTCAAGGTTCTGATAAGCGATTCACTTTCAAAGGAAGCGGTGGACATACTGGAAAGAGAAAAGGAATTTAAGGTCGACGTCAATACTAAACTGACGCCGGAAGACCTTAAGAAGGTCATAAAAGATTATGACGCGCTTCTGGTCAGAAGCGCCACTAAGGTCACGAAGGACGTTATAGAGGCTGCGGACAGGCTTAAGATAATAGGAAGAGCGGGTGTGGGGCTCGATAACGTCGACGTCAACGCCGCGTCCAAGAAGGGCGTGATCGTAGTTAACACACCGGGCGGCAATACCATCTCGACAGCCGAGCATACTTTTTCGATGATGCTTGCCCTTTCACGCAACATTCCGCAGGCCGACCACTCGATGAAGAAGGGCGAATGGGAACGTAAAAAATTTATGGGTGTGGAACTTTATGGAAAGATCCTGGGAATAGTAGGGCTTGGCAGGATAGGTACGGAAGTAGCAAGAAGGGCCATCAGCTTCGAGATGAAGGTCCTGGCTTATGATCCGTTCCTTTCGGCCGAAAAGGCTAAGGAGCTCGGGATAGAACTTGTAGATGTAGAGACGTTATGCAAAGAGGCGGATTATATAACTGTCCATACACCGCTTACAGAAGAGACGAAGCATATCATATCTGACGGGGAATTCGCGGTAATGAAGAAAGGCGTAAGAGTGATCAATTGCGCCAGAGGCGGTATTATAGATGAAGAGGCCCTTATAAAAGCGCTAGAGTCCGGGAAGATCGCGGGAGCCGCGCTAGACGTATATGAGGAAGAACCTCCGAAGAGCTCGAAGCTGCTGAAATTTGACAAGGTAGTTCTTACGCCGCACCTTGGCGCGTCTACGGAAGAGGCGCAGGTAAATGTGGCTATTGATATCGCGAATACTGTCCGCGACTGCCTTCTAGGCCGCGGCGTGCGCAACGCAGTGAACGTTCCTTGTGTAGATCCGGAGATATGCAAGATAATCGACCCTTACCTTAAATTGGCGGAAAAGATAGGCGCTATGCAGTCGCAGCTTGCCGAGGGGCACATCAAGAGAGTGAAGATAAGGTATGTCGGCGATATACTTAAATACGAACTTTCGCCCCTGACGGTATCCCTGATGAAGGGCATGCTCACGCCTATACTGCAGGAGACCGTAAATTTTGTGAATGCTCTCGTTATAGCAAAAGAGCGAGGCATAAATATCATAGAGTCCAGGACGGCCGAGGTGCAGGATTTCGCGAACCTGATAGAGGTCGAGGTAGAGACCGACAAGATGACAAACGTGCTTACAGGCACATTATTTACAAAGGTCGATCCCAGGATAGTCAAGATAAACGAGTTCTACGTCGATTCCGTGCCTGAAGGATATATGCTGGTGATCTGTAACAATGACGTCCCCGGCATAATAGGGCAGATCGGCACCATATTAGGTAAGAACGGCGTAAATATAGCCGGCATGTCGTTCGGCCGCGACGAAAAAGGCGGCAGGGCCGTCAGCATACTCAACATAGATAGCGATGTCCCGAAGAAGGTCCTGGAAGAGATGCGGAAGGCGAAGAATATCAACGAAGTCAAGCTGGTTAAGTTGTAA